A DNA window from Luteolibacter luteus contains the following coding sequences:
- a CDS encoding DUF4159 domain-containing protein, whose protein sequence is MKPVLAIASLLLCVFIVDSSGQGWRGGRNRRGDRPDRGLGDRNGVERWQNDPRFPEDTFRFVRLRPENHYKWATDYPDSDLNFSFRLQQMTAIRVNPDPIVLPILDPELKKYPFLYTIETGSLDLSEEETKVLREHLLNGGFLMIDDFWGEYEWENTRDQMQKVFPDLPIKELELDHPIFSTVFPLKVKPQIPAIDVALRGRYTGVFWEQGAEGAHFHGIFDQKGRLMVIICQNTDLGDGWEREGEDPYYFTEFSEKLAYPMGINIIVYSMTH, encoded by the coding sequence ATGAAGCCCGTGCTCGCCATCGCCAGCTTGCTCCTCTGCGTCTTCATCGTGGATTCCTCCGGCCAGGGCTGGCGCGGGGGCAGGAACCGCCGCGGAGATCGTCCGGATCGCGGCTTGGGCGATCGCAATGGCGTGGAACGCTGGCAGAATGACCCGCGCTTTCCGGAGGACACCTTCCGCTTCGTCCGGCTTCGACCCGAGAATCACTACAAGTGGGCGACGGACTATCCGGACAGCGACCTGAATTTCTCCTTCCGCCTCCAGCAGATGACGGCGATCCGCGTGAATCCGGATCCGATCGTCCTGCCAATCCTCGATCCCGAGCTGAAGAAGTATCCCTTCCTTTATACGATCGAGACCGGCTCGCTCGACCTCAGCGAGGAGGAGACCAAGGTGCTGCGCGAGCATTTGCTCAATGGCGGCTTCCTGATGATCGATGACTTCTGGGGCGAATACGAGTGGGAGAACACCAGAGACCAGATGCAGAAGGTCTTTCCCGATCTGCCGATCAAGGAGCTGGAGCTCGATCACCCGATCTTCAGCACGGTCTTCCCGCTGAAGGTGAAGCCGCAGATCCCGGCAATCGATGTCGCGCTGCGCGGACGCTATACCGGCGTCTTCTGGGAGCAAGGCGCGGAAGGCGCACACTTCCACGGCATCTTCGACCAGAAGGGCCGCCTGATGGTGATCATCTGCCAGAACACCGACCTCGGCGATGGCTGGGAACGCGAGGGCGAGGATCCTTACTACTTCACCGAATTCAGCGAAAAGCTGGCCTACCCGATGGGCATCAACATCATCGTCTATTCGATGACCCACTGA
- a CDS encoding AAA family ATPase, with protein sequence MITDIDSHVTQEQLVRRIAEGRDRIRKELAKVIRGQEEVIELLLIALLSGGHALITGAPGLAKTLLIQSTARLFHLSFNRIQFTPDLMPADITGTEILGDSPEGGRRLEFVRGPIFANLILADEINRTPPKTQSALLEAMQEHQVTAAGVRYPLDEPFFVLATKNPVEMEGTYPLPEAQLDRFMFDIRIDYLSEDDEVAVVTSTTSKRPEPIEALFSGEDLLAFHEIVRRVPIAEETARYAVRLVGASRPNRPGTPDFVNEWVNWGAGLRAAQCLVIGGKARALLNGRSHVTPDDIRALAHPVLRHRVLPNFRAEAEGITPEGIVDRLLKHVPLP encoded by the coding sequence ATGATTACGGACATCGACTCACACGTTACCCAAGAGCAACTGGTCCGCCGCATCGCGGAAGGGCGGGACCGCATTCGCAAGGAACTCGCGAAGGTTATCCGCGGTCAGGAAGAGGTCATCGAGCTGCTGCTCATCGCACTGCTGTCCGGCGGTCATGCATTGATCACCGGTGCGCCCGGACTCGCGAAGACCCTGCTCATCCAATCGACCGCGCGGCTCTTCCACCTTTCGTTCAATCGCATCCAATTCACCCCGGACCTGATGCCCGCGGACATCACCGGCACGGAGATCCTCGGCGACTCCCCGGAAGGCGGGCGGCGTCTGGAATTCGTGAGAGGCCCGATCTTCGCCAACCTGATCCTGGCGGACGAAATCAACCGCACGCCGCCGAAGACCCAGTCGGCCCTGCTGGAGGCGATGCAGGAGCACCAGGTCACCGCGGCGGGAGTGCGCTACCCGCTGGATGAACCGTTCTTCGTGCTGGCTACCAAGAACCCGGTGGAAATGGAGGGCACCTATCCGCTGCCGGAAGCGCAGCTCGATCGCTTCATGTTCGACATCCGCATCGACTACCTCAGCGAGGACGATGAGGTGGCAGTGGTCACCAGCACGACTTCCAAGCGGCCGGAGCCGATCGAAGCGCTCTTCAGCGGCGAGGATCTTCTGGCATTCCACGAGATCGTAAGGCGCGTCCCGATCGCGGAGGAGACCGCGCGTTACGCCGTGCGCCTTGTCGGCGCCTCGCGGCCGAACCGTCCGGGCACGCCGGACTTCGTGAACGAGTGGGTGAACTGGGGCGCCGGACTGCGGGCCGCGCAATGCCTCGTCATCGGCGGCAAGGCGCGTGCCCTGCTGAATGGCCGCTCCCATGTCACCCCGGATGACATCCGTGCGCTCGCCCATCCCGTGCTGCGGCATCGCGTGCTGCCGAATTTCCGGGCGGAGGCCGAAGGCATCACGCCGGAGGGGATTGTGGATCGATTGCTGAAGCACGTGCCGCTGCCATGA
- a CDS encoding BatA domain-containing protein, which produces MAFLAPFFLAGLAALALPVLLHLRKNRPKETVVFSSLMFFDDQPPITKRRSRLQDILLLILRCIALALLVLAFARPFFPAKEDTPAPPASAATHFILIDTSASMRGEPLENSLLAARGTIKELPDGDAIAIATFSDRLHILLDPARARSLAPGERKATALSLLDEAKADWQATHLDDAILSAVAAAGPEAPLQIHLFSDLQKGATLDRLRGESWPDALRIVLHPQAPQDGWTNAGVQMLPAEKQIRRVRVTNAAGSAKSSFTLEWSGNPAKTTITVAPGESAIFEAPEGVPNEGKVILAGDDHAFDNEAAWTTSALPVVKIWHPDPSEITDTTESSYFLHRAMQPTADYSVEVVNTPPAEAPALTITDGKAADIVALRKVIEEGGTALLALRDVASAKIIEELFDVKDAQATEAMVQDHARFGEIDLKSPVFAPFADPRYSDFSGIRIWKYRVLPAALTAPGTVLARYDSGDPAWISYPLGKGTLHVFTTTWRPADSQLALTTKFAPLLHSLIANAGQGRGVYFVGHNGIDTPGIHAEGERRIAIQLDPSESELTPLPEADLRALGLPLDEPVIAKTSAMTATLSSAEQESRQRIGWWLLVGAALFYLAETAWAALASRRANPATS; this is translated from the coding sequence GTGGCTTTCCTTGCTCCATTCTTCCTCGCCGGACTCGCAGCCCTCGCGCTGCCGGTCCTGCTGCACCTACGGAAGAACCGGCCCAAGGAAACAGTGGTGTTCTCCTCGCTGATGTTCTTCGACGACCAGCCGCCGATCACCAAGCGCCGCTCCCGCCTGCAGGACATCCTGCTGTTGATCCTGCGCTGCATCGCGCTTGCCCTCCTGGTGCTCGCTTTCGCCCGACCCTTCTTTCCCGCGAAGGAAGACACCCCTGCCCCGCCCGCGAGTGCGGCGACTCATTTCATCTTGATCGATACCAGCGCAAGCATGCGCGGCGAACCGTTGGAGAACTCCCTTCTGGCAGCGCGGGGGACGATCAAGGAGCTGCCCGATGGCGATGCGATCGCGATCGCGACCTTCTCCGATCGCCTCCACATTCTGTTAGACCCGGCACGCGCGCGCAGCCTCGCCCCCGGTGAGAGGAAGGCGACCGCGCTGTCCCTGCTCGACGAAGCGAAGGCCGATTGGCAAGCGACCCATCTCGATGACGCCATTCTTTCCGCCGTCGCGGCGGCTGGACCAGAGGCCCCGCTCCAGATCCATCTTTTCAGTGATCTCCAGAAAGGCGCGACACTCGATCGCCTGCGCGGTGAATCATGGCCGGATGCCCTCCGCATCGTTCTCCATCCCCAGGCACCGCAGGATGGCTGGACGAATGCCGGCGTGCAAATGCTGCCTGCGGAAAAGCAGATCCGCCGCGTCCGCGTGACCAATGCCGCGGGATCGGCGAAGTCCTCCTTCACCCTGGAGTGGAGCGGCAACCCGGCGAAAACGACAATCACCGTAGCTCCCGGCGAAAGCGCGATCTTCGAGGCACCGGAAGGCGTTCCGAACGAGGGCAAGGTGATTCTTGCCGGCGACGACCATGCCTTCGACAATGAGGCGGCATGGACCACCTCGGCGCTACCGGTGGTGAAGATCTGGCATCCCGATCCGAGCGAGATCACCGATACCACGGAGAGCAGCTATTTCCTCCACCGCGCGATGCAACCGACCGCGGACTACTCCGTGGAGGTAGTGAACACACCGCCTGCGGAAGCTCCGGCGCTCACGATCACCGATGGGAAAGCGGCAGACATCGTCGCCCTGCGCAAGGTGATCGAGGAAGGCGGCACGGCCTTGCTCGCCCTGCGCGATGTCGCCTCGGCAAAGATCATTGAAGAGCTCTTCGACGTGAAGGATGCGCAGGCGACGGAAGCCATGGTGCAGGATCACGCGCGCTTCGGGGAGATCGATCTCAAGTCACCCGTCTTCGCGCCCTTCGCGGATCCGCGCTACTCGGACTTCAGCGGCATCCGCATCTGGAAATACCGGGTGCTGCCCGCAGCCCTCACCGCACCGGGCACGGTGCTCGCCCGCTATGACAGCGGTGATCCGGCATGGATCAGCTATCCGCTTGGCAAGGGCACGCTCCATGTTTTCACGACCACTTGGCGTCCCGCGGACAGCCAGCTCGCGCTGACCACCAAGTTCGCACCGCTGCTTCACTCGTTGATCGCGAATGCCGGCCAAGGCCGCGGCGTCTATTTCGTGGGACACAATGGCATCGACACTCCCGGTATCCACGCCGAGGGCGAGCGCCGCATCGCGATCCAACTTGATCCCTCCGAGTCCGAACTCACGCCCTTGCCCGAGGCCGATCTCCGCGCGCTCGGATTGCCCCTCGATGAACCGGTGATCGCGAAGACCAGCGCGATGACCGCCACGCTTTCCAGTGCCGAGCAAGAGAGCCGCCAACGCATTGGCTGGTGGCTGCTTGTCGGAGCCGCGCTATTCTATCTCGCCGAAACCGCGTGGGCCGCCTTGGCAAGCCGCCGCGCCAACCCCGCAACGTCATGA
- a CDS encoding DUF58 domain-containing protein, translating to MNPNPSSPRPSTFADPVALMRVRSLELRARTVVEGFWKGLHRSPRHGFSAEFAEYRQYVPGDDIRYLDWKVLARRDKSFIRKFREETNVRCHVLLDLSRSMGYGSKTYTKLEYARTLAATLAMFLHQQGDEIGLLTFDEVARDYLPPRHRSGHLHAILAALDKPALGIGAALHAPVDAILSRGRMRGLVFVISDFLTPLTELKAPLSALAACGHDISLMQTLDPAEIHFTFDSAVNFEDMESGRVLPADPDQLRAGYLKKFNAHQQGLKSLCDTLGILHHLLPTDQPLETALHTYLSGRQSLGQRIDRKSST from the coding sequence ATGAACCCCAACCCGTCATCTCCCCGCCCTTCGACCTTCGCCGATCCGGTGGCGCTGATGCGGGTCCGCAGCCTCGAACTGCGCGCACGCACGGTGGTGGAAGGATTCTGGAAAGGACTTCATCGTAGCCCGCGGCATGGCTTCTCCGCGGAGTTCGCCGAGTACCGGCAATACGTCCCGGGCGATGACATCCGCTATCTCGATTGGAAGGTGCTGGCACGGCGCGACAAGTCCTTCATCCGAAAATTCCGGGAGGAGACGAATGTCCGCTGCCACGTGCTGCTCGATCTCAGCCGCTCGATGGGCTACGGCTCGAAGACCTACACCAAGCTCGAATACGCCCGCACCTTGGCCGCCACGCTGGCGATGTTCCTTCACCAGCAGGGCGACGAGATCGGGCTGCTCACCTTTGATGAAGTCGCGCGCGATTACCTGCCACCACGCCATCGCAGCGGGCACCTGCACGCCATCCTCGCCGCGCTGGACAAGCCCGCGCTCGGCATCGGCGCGGCCTTGCATGCGCCGGTCGATGCCATCCTTTCCCGCGGCCGCATGCGCGGGCTGGTCTTCGTGATCTCGGATTTCCTCACCCCGCTCACGGAGCTGAAAGCCCCGCTCTCCGCACTCGCTGCCTGCGGCCATGACATCAGCCTGATGCAGACGCTCGATCCGGCGGAGATCCACTTCACGTTCGACTCCGCGGTGAACTTCGAGGACATGGAATCCGGCCGCGTCCTCCCCGCTGATCCCGACCAACTGCGCGCGGGATACCTGAAGAAGTTCAACGCGCACCAACAGGGTCTCAAGTCGCTCTGCGACACACTCGGCATCCTCCATCACCTGCTACCGACCGACCAACCATTGGAGACCGCCCTGCACACCTACCTTTCCGGCCGGCAATCGCTTGGCCAACGCATCGACCGCAAGAGCAGCACCTGA
- a CDS encoding tetratricopeptide repeat protein, which translates to MTWERGFQRCWRVAIAMAALHGSASAQEPAPIDAARSAFLKGDYAASLAAAQKATPDDEDFPEFIALEIRTLVETGKYQEAVERVGELGRRAAFYPELALEAGRALRAAGHRDVASDLIERAVRFEAPRPAKDKSRATVAFGELLLEHRVDAKVVLDRLLEPAKKADPEGRAPYLALGKLALANHDRQLAAEYFREGLKRFPGDPDFNLGLEQSGLDLPAANREPGIASYLDLALKANPKHTAALLFKATELTGRKAFKEAKDVFEQVLAINPDHPEAWAGLAAIALVQDDEKEATAAIARAKKLHEDNPRVPEIIGTTLAGQYRFAEGIKYLEEARQLDPLSPPILFELGSNQLRFGQLDHGWENVALAHELDPYNVAAFNLITLRDKLRDYPVREKDGVRLRMSPEDMAVFGGRALELAARAKTTLADKYGIRLSVPVMVEILPKQEDFAIRTFGLPGGESFLGVCFGPLITMTSPRGRLGRSNWEAVLWHEMAHTITLDASRHRIPRWLSEGISVFEEREVHAGWGQGMTSEFRKRFLDGEVPPISRLDESFAGEDIMLGYYHSSLVAEYIVRTFGMEAMRAILADLSTGKPVDEAIAKHTKTANLEKDFLEYAKKIANSYGPDLDWTPLEDEEYVAYREDPAKWVAANPKRYAATMMLVSALTEERKWQDSKDLLEKIIAAEPNNRESFNPYMSLALACRGLGDEAGERAALLKLLSIDSNVSDAAARLLELGGTMSAAERAAHGDQMLQTNPFQEKAYRTLAAAAKESGDPRRTREALESLLALEPRDAGRLHYELATLLRKSDPVPARRQVLQALEENPRFQAALELLSTFPPAPPNK; encoded by the coding sequence ATGACGTGGGAACGAGGCTTTCAGCGCTGCTGGCGAGTCGCGATCGCGATGGCGGCGCTGCATGGCTCGGCCAGCGCCCAAGAACCCGCTCCCATCGACGCGGCACGCAGCGCATTTCTCAAGGGCGACTACGCCGCCAGCTTGGCCGCCGCGCAAAAAGCGACGCCGGATGACGAAGACTTTCCCGAGTTCATCGCGCTGGAAATCCGCACGCTCGTCGAAACCGGGAAGTATCAGGAAGCGGTCGAGCGCGTGGGTGAGCTGGGACGTCGTGCCGCCTTCTATCCGGAGCTGGCCCTTGAAGCAGGGCGTGCCCTGCGTGCGGCGGGCCACCGCGATGTGGCCTCCGATCTGATCGAGCGGGCGGTCCGCTTCGAGGCGCCGCGTCCGGCCAAGGACAAGTCCCGCGCCACGGTGGCCTTTGGCGAGCTTTTGTTAGAGCATCGCGTGGATGCGAAGGTAGTGCTGGACCGTTTGTTAGAGCCGGCGAAGAAGGCCGATCCGGAAGGACGCGCGCCTTATCTCGCGCTCGGGAAGCTCGCCCTCGCGAACCATGACCGCCAACTCGCCGCGGAGTATTTTCGCGAGGGCCTGAAGCGCTTCCCCGGCGATCCCGATTTCAATCTCGGCCTCGAACAATCGGGCCTCGATCTCCCTGCCGCGAATCGCGAGCCGGGAATCGCCAGCTATCTGGACCTGGCCTTGAAGGCGAATCCCAAGCATACGGCGGCCTTGCTTTTCAAGGCGACCGAGCTGACCGGCCGGAAGGCCTTCAAGGAAGCCAAGGACGTCTTTGAACAAGTGCTGGCCATCAATCCGGATCATCCCGAGGCGTGGGCCGGCCTTGCCGCGATCGCCTTGGTGCAGGATGACGAAAAGGAAGCCACGGCCGCGATCGCGCGGGCAAAGAAGCTCCACGAGGACAATCCCCGCGTGCCTGAGATCATCGGCACCACCTTGGCGGGTCAGTATCGCTTCGCGGAAGGCATCAAGTATCTCGAAGAAGCGCGGCAGCTCGATCCGCTTTCGCCTCCGATCTTGTTCGAGCTCGGGTCGAACCAGCTCCGCTTCGGCCAGTTGGATCACGGATGGGAGAATGTCGCGCTGGCCCATGAGCTGGATCCCTACAATGTCGCCGCCTTCAACCTGATCACCCTGCGCGACAAGCTCCGCGACTATCCGGTGCGGGAGAAGGATGGCGTGCGCCTCCGCATGTCTCCTGAGGACATGGCGGTCTTCGGCGGCCGCGCCCTCGAACTCGCAGCTCGGGCGAAGACGACGCTTGCTGACAAGTATGGCATCAGGCTTTCCGTGCCGGTGATGGTGGAGATCCTGCCGAAGCAGGAGGACTTCGCGATCCGCACCTTCGGCCTGCCGGGCGGGGAGTCATTCCTCGGTGTCTGCTTCGGCCCGCTGATCACGATGACCAGCCCGCGTGGTCGTCTGGGGCGGTCAAATTGGGAAGCGGTGCTCTGGCATGAGATGGCTCACACCATCACGCTCGATGCCAGCCGCCACCGGATCCCGCGCTGGCTGTCGGAAGGCATCAGTGTCTTCGAGGAGCGCGAGGTACATGCCGGTTGGGGACAAGGGATGACTTCGGAATTCCGGAAACGTTTCCTCGATGGCGAGGTGCCGCCGATCAGCCGGCTGGATGAATCCTTTGCCGGGGAGGACATCATGCTAGGCTACTACCACTCCTCGCTCGTCGCGGAGTATATCGTCCGCACTTTCGGCATGGAGGCGATGCGTGCGATCCTCGCCGATCTTTCCACCGGGAAGCCCGTCGACGAAGCCATCGCCAAGCACACGAAGACTGCCAATCTGGAGAAAGACTTCTTGGAATACGCGAAGAAGATCGCCAACAGCTACGGGCCGGACCTCGATTGGACGCCGCTGGAAGACGAAGAGTATGTGGCCTACCGCGAGGATCCGGCGAAGTGGGTCGCGGCGAATCCGAAGCGTTACGCCGCCACCATGATGCTCGTTTCCGCGCTGACCGAGGAGCGGAAGTGGCAGGACTCGAAGGATCTATTGGAAAAAATCATCGCAGCGGAACCGAACAACCGCGAGTCCTTCAATCCCTACATGTCGCTCGCGCTCGCCTGCCGTGGTCTCGGTGACGAAGCGGGCGAACGCGCCGCGCTGCTAAAGCTGCTCTCGATTGACTCGAATGTTTCCGATGCCGCCGCCCGGCTTCTGGAGCTCGGCGGCACGATGTCTGCAGCGGAACGGGCGGCTCACGGCGACCAGATGCTCCAGACCAATCCCTTCCAGGAAAAGGCCTACCGCACCCTCGCGGCTGCGGCGAAGGAGTCCGGTGATCCACGCCGCACGCGGGAGGCGCTTGAGTCGCTGCTCGCCTTGGAGCCGCGCGATGCCGGCCGCCTGCACTACGAACTCGCGACGCTCCTGCGGAAGTCGGATCCGGTGCCAGCCCGCCGCCAGGTCCTGCAAGCCTTGGAAGAGAATCCACGCTTCCAGGCCGCGCTGGAGCTGCTCAGCACCTTTCCCCCTGCCCCACCGAACAAATGA